One region of Synechococcus elongatus PCC 11801 genomic DNA includes:
- the secA gene encoding preprotein translocase subunit SecA, which yields MLNLLLGDPNVRKVKKYKPLVTEINLLEEDIEPLSDEDLIAKTAEFRQKLDKVSHSPAAEKELLAELLPEAFAVMREASKRVLGLRHFDVQMIGGMILHDGQIAEMKTGEGKTLVATLPSYLNALSGKGAHVVTVNDYLARRDAEWMGQVHRFLGLSVGLIQQGMSPEERRRNYNCDITYATNSELGFDYLRDNMAAVIEEVVQRPFNYAVIDEVDSILIDEARTPLIISGQVDRPSEKYMRASEVAAMLQRSTNTDSEEEPDGDYEVDEKGRNVLLTDQGFINAEQLLGVSDLFDSNDPWAHFIFNAIKAKELFIKDVNYIVRGGEIVIVDEFTGRVMPGRRWSDGLHQAVEAKEGVEIQPETQTLASITYQNFFLLYPKLSGMTGTAKTEELEFEKTYKLEVTVVPTNRVSRRRDQPDVVYKTEIGKWRAIAADCAELHTEGRPVLVGTTSVEKSEFLSQLLNEQGIPHNLLNAKPENVEREAEIVAQAGRRGAVTISTNMAGRGTDIILGGNADYMARLKLREYWMPQLVSFEDDDFGIASVAGLDGGRPAAQGFGSPNGQKPRKTWKASSDIFPAELSSEAEKLLKAAVDLGVKTYGGNSLSELAAEDKIATAAEKAPTDDPVIQKLREAYQKVRQEYEAVTKQEQAEVVELGGLHVIGTERHESRRVDNQLRGRAGRQGDPGSTRFFLSLEDNLLRIFGGDRVAKLMNAFRVEEDMPIESGMLTRSLEGAQKKVETYYYDIRKQVFEYDEVMNNQRRAIYAERRRVLEGLELKEQVIQYGERTMDEIVDAHINVDLPSEEWDLEKLVDKVKQFVYLLADLEAKQLEDLSPEAIKIFLHEQLRIAYDLKESQIDQIQPGLMRQAERYFILQQIDTLWREHLQAMEALRESVGLRGYGQKDPLLEYKSEGYELFLEMMTAIRRNVIYSMFMFDPQPQARQQAEVV from the coding sequence ATGCTGAATCTGCTGCTGGGCGATCCCAACGTCCGCAAAGTCAAAAAGTACAAACCCCTCGTCACCGAAATCAATCTGTTGGAAGAGGACATTGAACCCCTCTCCGACGAAGATTTGATTGCCAAAACAGCTGAGTTTCGCCAGAAGCTCGACAAGGTTTCCCACTCGCCAGCTGCAGAAAAAGAATTGCTGGCAGAGTTGCTACCTGAAGCCTTCGCTGTCATGCGCGAAGCCAGCAAACGCGTGCTGGGACTGCGCCACTTTGATGTGCAGATGATCGGCGGCATGATTCTGCACGACGGTCAGATTGCCGAGATGAAGACGGGTGAAGGGAAAACCCTCGTTGCCACCCTGCCGTCTTACCTCAATGCGCTGTCGGGTAAAGGTGCGCACGTCGTCACGGTCAACGACTACCTCGCCCGCCGCGACGCGGAATGGATGGGACAAGTCCATCGCTTCCTTGGTCTCAGTGTTGGTCTGATCCAGCAAGGCATGTCACCAGAGGAGCGCCGCCGCAACTACAACTGCGACATCACCTACGCCACCAACAGCGAACTTGGCTTTGATTACCTGCGCGACAACATGGCGGCGGTGATTGAAGAAGTGGTGCAGCGCCCCTTCAACTACGCTGTGATCGATGAGGTGGACTCGATTCTGATCGATGAAGCCCGCACACCGCTGATTATTTCTGGTCAAGTCGATCGCCCCAGCGAAAAATATATGCGGGCGTCAGAAGTAGCTGCGATGCTGCAGCGATCGACCAATACGGACAGCGAAGAAGAGCCGGATGGCGACTACGAAGTCGATGAAAAAGGTCGCAACGTCCTGCTGACTGACCAAGGCTTCATCAATGCTGAGCAACTGCTGGGCGTCAGTGACCTCTTCGACTCCAATGACCCTTGGGCGCATTTCATCTTCAATGCGATCAAGGCCAAAGAACTATTCATTAAAGATGTGAACTACATTGTGCGCGGTGGCGAGATCGTCATCGTCGATGAGTTTACCGGTCGGGTGATGCCGGGGCGTCGCTGGAGCGATGGCTTGCACCAAGCTGTGGAAGCCAAAGAAGGCGTCGAGATTCAGCCGGAAACCCAAACCCTCGCTTCGATCACCTATCAAAACTTCTTCCTGCTCTATCCCAAGCTGTCGGGCATGACCGGTACGGCGAAGACAGAAGAGCTGGAATTTGAGAAGACCTACAAGCTCGAAGTAACGGTGGTGCCGACCAACCGGGTCAGCCGTCGTCGGGACCAGCCTGATGTTGTCTACAAAACTGAGATTGGCAAGTGGCGGGCGATCGCGGCTGACTGTGCTGAACTCCATACGGAAGGCCGTCCGGTTCTAGTGGGAACGACCAGCGTTGAGAAATCGGAGTTTCTGTCGCAACTGCTGAATGAGCAGGGAATCCCCCATAACTTGCTCAACGCGAAACCCGAGAACGTGGAGCGCGAAGCAGAGATTGTTGCTCAGGCCGGTCGCCGAGGTGCAGTCACGATTTCGACCAACATGGCGGGTCGCGGTACTGACATCATCTTGGGTGGCAACGCAGACTACATGGCACGGCTGAAGCTGCGCGAGTACTGGATGCCGCAGTTAGTCAGCTTTGAGGATGATGACTTTGGAATTGCCAGCGTTGCTGGCTTAGATGGCGGTCGCCCTGCTGCTCAAGGCTTTGGGTCGCCCAACGGTCAAAAGCCGCGCAAAACTTGGAAAGCGTCGTCGGATATTTTTCCGGCGGAACTGAGTTCTGAGGCCGAAAAACTGCTGAAGGCAGCGGTTGATCTCGGGGTGAAAACCTACGGCGGCAATAGCCTGTCGGAACTGGCAGCCGAAGACAAGATCGCCACGGCGGCTGAGAAGGCGCCGACGGACGATCCGGTGATTCAAAAACTGCGGGAAGCCTACCAGAAAGTCCGCCAGGAATACGAAGCCGTCACCAAGCAGGAGCAAGCCGAGGTGGTTGAACTCGGTGGTCTGCATGTGATTGGCACGGAGCGCCACGAGTCGCGGCGGGTCGATAACCAATTGCGCGGTCGGGCAGGTCGCCAAGGAGACCCTGGATCCACGCGCTTCTTCCTGAGTTTGGAAGACAACCTGCTACGCATCTTTGGCGGCGATCGCGTGGCCAAGCTGATGAATGCCTTCCGCGTTGAAGAAGACATGCCGATTGAATCAGGCATGCTGACGCGATCGCTAGAAGGGGCTCAGAAAAAAGTCGAGACCTACTACTACGACATCCGTAAGCAGGTGTTTGAGTACGACGAGGTGATGAATAATCAGCGTCGTGCCATCTACGCTGAACGCCGCCGTGTGCTGGAAGGGCTTGAGCTGAAAGAACAGGTGATTCAGTACGGCGAACGGACGATGGATGAAATCGTTGATGCTCACATCAACGTCGATTTGCCGTCGGAAGAGTGGGATCTGGAAAAACTGGTTGATAAGGTCAAGCAGTTTGTCTATCTGCTCGCAGACCTTGAGGCCAAACAACTGGAAGACTTGTCTCCTGAGGCGATCAAAATCTTCCTCCACGAACAACTACGGATTGCCTACGATCTCAAGGAATCTCAGATCGATCAGATTCAGCCAGGCTTGATGCGACAGGCTGAGCGCTACTTCATCCTGCAGCAGATCGATACGCTTTGGCGGGAGCATCTGCAGGCGATGGAAGCCTTGCGCGAATCCGTCGGTCTGCGGGGCTATGGGCAAAAAGATCCACTGCTGGAGTACAAGAGCGAAGGCTACGAGCTGTTCTTGGAGATGATGACGGCGATTCGTCGCAACGTGATCTACTCGATGTTCATGTTCGATCCGCAGCCCCAAGCTCGCCAACAAGCTGAGGTGGTCTAG
- a CDS encoding quinone-dependent dihydroorotate dehydrogenase, with the protein MDFYRPLLRPLLLSQLNVDPEWLTRNALGFLAALARSRSPLALGFRRYLRQTYGFQDPRLAMSLWGLTFATPVGLAAGFDKDGVAAPLWADLGFGFAELGTVTALAQPGNPRPRLFRIPQDLAAFNRMGFNNAGAEALAKTLRGYFPEGQRSIPIGINLGKSKLTPLSGAVSDYVTSFRTLRSLGDYFVVNVSSPNTPGLRSLQAVTELEPILAALQTENTDQRPLLLKIAPDLADEEVVAIAQLAQRQQLAGIIATNTTIDKSLLSVAHLPGRREPLATEAGGISGAPLRSRSTEVIRLLYRTTQGQLPIIGIGGIFSAEDAWQKITAGASLVQVYTGWVYEGPLLVADIQRGLLERLDVAGLPNLAAAVGSAHANS; encoded by the coding sequence GTGGATTTCTATCGCCCGCTGCTGCGGCCGCTCTTGCTGTCGCAACTCAACGTTGACCCTGAGTGGCTGACGCGTAATGCGCTGGGGTTCTTGGCAGCTCTGGCACGATCGCGATCGCCCCTTGCCCTTGGATTTCGCCGCTACCTCCGCCAGACCTACGGATTCCAAGATCCCCGCTTGGCTATGTCCCTCTGGGGCTTGACCTTTGCAACGCCGGTCGGCTTGGCTGCAGGGTTTGATAAGGATGGTGTTGCTGCTCCGCTCTGGGCCGATCTTGGGTTTGGCTTTGCCGAGTTAGGCACGGTCACCGCCTTAGCCCAACCGGGAAATCCGCGGCCTCGCCTGTTCCGCATCCCACAAGACTTGGCTGCTTTTAACCGGATGGGCTTCAACAATGCCGGTGCAGAAGCCTTGGCGAAGACGCTACGCGGCTACTTCCCCGAGGGACAGCGATCGATTCCAATCGGTATCAACCTCGGCAAGTCGAAGCTGACGCCACTGAGTGGCGCGGTTTCCGACTACGTCACCAGCTTCCGGACTTTGCGATCGCTCGGTGATTACTTCGTCGTCAATGTTTCCTCTCCGAATACGCCCGGATTGCGATCGCTACAAGCGGTGACGGAATTGGAGCCGATTCTGGCGGCTCTGCAGACGGAGAACACAGATCAGCGGCCACTCCTCTTGAAAATTGCGCCGGATTTGGCGGACGAAGAGGTTGTCGCGATCGCCCAGCTCGCCCAGCGTCAGCAGTTGGCAGGCATCATCGCCACCAACACGACGATCGATAAGTCCCTTCTCTCGGTTGCCCATCTACCGGGACGGCGAGAACCTCTAGCAACAGAAGCGGGAGGTATTAGCGGTGCTCCCCTGCGATCGCGATCGACGGAAGTGATTCGGCTGCTCTACCGCACCACTCAAGGACAGTTGCCGATTATTGGTATCGGCGGCATTTTTAGTGCAGAAGACGCTTGGCAGAAGATTACGGCTGGGGCGAGTCTTGTGCAGGTTTACACGGGCTGGGTCTATGAAGGGCCGTTGCTTGTTGCCGATATTCAGCGCGGTTTACTAGAGCGACTCGATGTGGCTGGCCTGCCAAACCTTGCAGCGGCAGTTGGCTCAGCACACGCCAACTCTTAA
- the isiD gene encoding protein IsiD produces MTGSVQSFSPEQIEQLTPAEVAALAARLEADDYQSPFEGLQDWHLLRAIAFQRPELVDDYIHLLDLEAFDEA; encoded by the coding sequence ATGACAGGTTCTGTGCAATCCTTCTCGCCTGAACAGATTGAGCAACTGACCCCGGCGGAGGTAGCGGCTCTGGCAGCGCGGCTTGAAGCAGATGATTACCAATCACCCTTTGAAGGACTCCAGGATTGGCATTTGCTGCGGGCGATCGCCTTTCAACGGCCTGAGTTAGTGGATGACTACATCCATTTGCTCGACCTTGAGGCATTTGACGAGGCCTAA